In the Oryza glaberrima chromosome 6, OglaRS2, whole genome shotgun sequence genome, one interval contains:
- the LOC127775536 gene encoding uncharacterized protein LOC127775536, giving the protein MAAVGKSKEADAARCRRHPKHRHAAGVCPFCLRDRLSRLSAEVASAASPSPSSASSSGSSSSLCSSTGEGSYSAASATQAPPVGRRARLGMLMRQEEQRETTATAATVLGAAGHDKKEVPPAEEEKKTARRSGFWARLQQQLHHGSWHRKADGCSLAHSKAVSEKAAAAAAAPAKRPPALF; this is encoded by the coding sequence ATGGCAGCCGTGGGGAAGTCGAaggaggcggacgcggcgcgGTGCAGGAGGCACCCGAAGCACCGGCACGCGGCGGGGGTGTGCCCGTTCTGCCTGCGCGACCGCCTCTCGCGCCTCTCCGCCGAGGTCGCCAGcgctgcctcgccgtcgccgtcgtcggcgtcgtcgtcgggatcctcctcctcgctgTGCTCGTCGACCGGGGAGGGGAGTTACTCCGCCGCGTCGGCGACCCAGGCGCcgcccgtcggccgccgcgcgaGGCTGGGCATGCTGATGCGACAGGAGGAGCAGAGGGAGAcgaccgcgacggcggcgacggtgctcgGCGCCGCAGGTCATGACAAGAAGGAGGTGCCCCctgcggaggaggagaagaagacggcgaggaggagcggcttcTGGGCgaggctgcagcagcagctccatcACGGGAGCTGGCACCGGAAGGCCGACGGGTGCTCACTGGCGCACTCCAAGGCGGTCAGcgagaaggccgccgccgccgccgccgcgccggccaagCGGCCACCGGCGTTGTTCTGA